The genomic stretch tacataaataaaataaggcTTGGTTTTACTAAAGTTGTACATTTTTATACGAAGCGTAAGAGAGCACTGCATATCTAAAAATAATAGGAATAGTGAATGAACTGACTCCAAAAACTCATTTACGGACGTTAAAGATACGTTTACTCTCTAACAGTTAACCTCGATGATGATTGGCTAGGCTAATAAAAAACCCGTTCACAACTGAAAACACAGTCAACCATACAAGAATAAATAAACCCAAATGGGAAGGTATTGGTTTGCTGTTAGTTATCTCCTATCTTTTATCGAGTCGTGTTTTGAGTTGTTTTAATAGTCAGGTAATCACATATATTATCACTTGTACGACTTGTCGTTTGTCAGTAACAGTGAATAAATCTGGTCAAGTTATTTGACCATAGTGTAGAtaaaaaaatttgatttatacTACTATACACACGATTAACTCAAAAAATCAAAGCAATATTACTTccaaaaaataaatatacactTTAGTTCTAGTAGTAAGTTATATTTACAGCAATATTTTTACAAGTTATGTATCTTTTTAGTTAACGGGTTTTGGTGCACTCAATTTATTTAACCTGTGGTTTGGTGTCCAGTGTCCCAAACTTTGGTTAGCATAATAATCCATGGGATAGGCTTCAGATAAATCTCTAGGCCAAAAAACTTGCTCATTTAAAGCAACAAATGCTTCGTATGGTGTAAGTAAAGGTTTAGTGAACTCAACACCCCAGTCAATACTAAGACGAGGACATGCAACCTTGGAGcacaaaaagaataaaaaagcaACTCTTTGTAGTCGACAAACTTATGCAGTAAATGCAAAACTTTACATGATCAACAATGATGTGTAAAATCTACATCTTGATTTGAAGTACGCAAATGACATTGTTGTATTCGATGAGTTTTCTAAAAGTTTTAAGTGACGATAAAAGGATGGTTAGTATACATTTCGCCTCCTTTAAGTTTAaaatgttgcttcaggactgatTTGAATCAATACATTGTTGGACCATACAGAGcccccaaacgccctggtacggccgagagtggggagagttcccTCTCgagatgctctcacatggccacgcgtatatagcctctgccagggaagtcctactcacttacAAAATgaggaggacgaaaagcgaatgtccggcgctttaaccggggtGGTGAACACGGAACGTTCACCTagggtgcacatgggctccagcatcctgagtcagtcagctacaacgtaggaccaggcacatatatgcatcggtccaagttgccatacctcgttagcacaacaagatgaacaccggattcatagaagtaattaatttagtggtggtagtatataaagaaaggttgtatataaggatatagtataggaaggaaaaaagttatgaaacatcctgaaggaacaaatggcgtatgaatcagtcattggtcaccggctaccgtgagactgcatctcctcacgatgttccactgccttgtggatgagacctttaggtcaaaggctccagttgtggcccctaagaaaaccacctgcttcagtttggacacccgggcagtgtcacagccctcatacaaatcaaatgagatttgtatggtgcatatgtacctggtgcccctttgtaccaatatttatgtgcttaaataataataaccatataGAGTAAATTATTCAGTGATCCATGATGGCACCTTCATTTACTTTGGGAATCTCGTAAGCACTGATAAAGGTAGTGAATAACGAAGTCCTGCTATGGTTACAAAACAGTCACTTGGTTTTTGTGAACATATCCCACCAGCCACGCCAGTGGATTTGTTTTTGAAACAAACGAGAAGTATGCTGTACAGCAGTTCGCTTTATATTCCTCTGTAAAAAAACAGCCAGCGAAGGTTGAGGACAAGTGTATTCAAATTATTGTCTGAGTATATTAGAACCATATACTGAAGTTAAGCATAATGTTTAAGGTAGAAATAAAAAATCGACTGATCAGACTGTAAATCTTTACCTACTTAACTGTTTCCAACATTTACTACGTATGCCCATCCACTGAAATGCTAAGCTACATAGGAGAGTAGGTATATATAACGTCCGGAGCGTCTAGACCAATTGTAATATCAACCCATGAAGTCATTTACTGACGGCTTTGTCTTCAAAACAGTTGTTTGATGAACAAGTCCGACTATTCTGAGTGATTGAGTTGAGGATTTTTCAGCAAGTGGGTTTGTAGATAGAAATAACGAGTTCACAACGAAATTAGTTCTGATGACGAAACATTCATAATCAAATGGAATGGCTTACAGGACATCAAACAGATTATGTAGTCCATTGACAAAGCCGAAGAAGTTTAGCATGAACCAGACAATTTATTACTGGAATATATCTTTAGCGGTTATAGTAAACCGCGTTTCGAATTTCTAAGCCCATTAAAAGTACTTCAACCATGAAATCAGGTAGCTTTAATGGTCACGGCACTTAAAAAGCGTCATACACATATATGAATTAAAGCGTAAAAATGAAACGTTAAGGGTACCTGAATCCAGGCGTCTACTTGTTCATCGAAAAGCGCTAATTTACTTGGAATTATTTCAGACAGCAATAGTACGATGTAAGTCTTCCCTGATTTTTCCAATTCTATCTGAAGTTGTTTCACAACAGCTGGTGACCCTTGTTTTCCAAGTGTACCTATATTACAATGAAAGGAAAAACAGTTTCTCAGTTGGATGCTATTGAGGTTAGAGAAAGGCAATTTGTTTGGGAAAGTGGTATTTATGAAAAATCTCCGAGGAAATGGTTAGTGAAGGTTTGATTGATTAGAAAGTAATTTTCTTCACAGTCTGGTTTCAGCTAGAGAAGCAGTGATAACCAGTAAGCACGAGatagtttttttaataaaataaatatttaagagATATACTTACACTTCATAGGAGATCAAACGTAAGTTCTCCAGGTTTCGTGGTATTTTATTGCTTAACCATTAGGCCAGAGTTCGTTACCTCTGAGGCGATCGATTGGGCAGAATACAGTTTCGGAAGGAAATTATCAGGCAAATACACTACAGGGTTATGTAATCAAAATGATGGTAATAAAAGCATAAATTTTAGTTTACTTACCCAATATTATCCCGAAATTGACAGCATTTCTTGCAGTATCAACGGCTTTTTTTCTATGTTTACGCATTTCTTTATGATCATAGTATTCACGCGTAAATGACTTATCGTAAGGATCATAACGATAAGCAGCTAACAATGGATTAGATATCATAATGGATTCAAGATGAAAGCGACCATCGCCCACGTAGATTAGGGCATCAACACCTTCTACCTGTTCAAGAAAAAAAATACGGATACGATCGGAACAGCGATTAAAAGTGTTAAAGAGCAAGCAAGGAAAGTGATGTGATAAACTCTTGCGAATATTTCGCTCTGTGGTTCAACCATTTGTTCACGAGTTCGAATACCGTTTTCCCCCCAACTTTGGTTCAGACAACTGGATAGTAATGTTAACTCTTAGAGTAAAGGTAAGCCTCACGAGACTATGCTTTGTTATTGAGCTGTTTGACATAATGAGAGTATATTCGCTAACAAAAAAGATTTATAAAAGATAAGAAATATCACTAGCAACAGCCCTATTCATATGAGGTTGTGGTGTAATAAAAACGATTCAGATGGCTCATAATCCATGAACAGGATTAAATCAAAAGTCTACGGATTTGAGCATCATCATGACTCTACCTACTGAATCTTCACTTACACTTAGTAGAAAGTAAGGTGAATTGGTAATATAGACGACATAATCAAAAGAGTTGTCCAACTTTCAGGCAAAATATCTACcaaaatgatgataatgttgtgAATTAATGATCAGGCATCTTTTTCGGCACAGTTGTAAGCGCATTTATGTTCAACCACTGTACGACGAATCCACATAAAAGAAGGAGACATCATTACCGCTTGATCACCATTAACTTTTAAATACTGACCTGCTAAACAAAAACAATTAGGTGAGGAGTAAAAAGGTCTAACATGTGTTTCTGAATAATGCAGTTAGGACAAGAGGATGAGATGGTTGTCAGCTAAGATGATCAGATCACTTCACGGATGAAATGACGCAGATTAAGATAAATGGAGAGTTTATGAAGACCAGACCATTTAGCGATCGACATCTAAATGCTGTTAAAAAAAGCACATAAATAAGTAAAGGTAACTGAATCAAGATATTCAATCGTGCTGATAAACAGCTAACCCAGTTCCACTCATACTGAAGATAATTTTACCTACATcagtgactataaatattgttcAGTAGTGCATATTCTCATCAAATTTCATTGGTCGTTAATGTGTCGATAGTCATGAATATGTATCATAGGATACTGTGATCGAATATTTAAGACACTGTACATTGTTTCACACGAATAAACAACAAAAACTAGTATAAAACTTACTTTAGGAGATGTACATCCAAGTATTTCACCAGGCGATAAAGGAAGGCACTGAGGAATGGTAACTAAGTAACCGGCTTCTAATAATGGTTGTTTAGCAGTCTGCAAACTAGTAACAAATTGTATTGTAGAAACAAGGGCTAAACGAGAAGATTTCTCAAAGTTAGCCTTTACACTATCTATGAGATGGACGATATCGAtttgaatatcaacaaataCGTATCTGTGCACGTACGGATaagtaaagaaaaaaagaaactactgagtattttaatacaaacctattatatacatgagaaactaCCTGAGAATTATGTACGGCAGAAAGCAAGTTTACCTAACTAGATGTTACAGCTACAGGTAtgacttattatttttaaacatgAACTAGACCGTTCCGGTGATTAATAGAGAATAATGAAAACTAATACATCTGTTCATACTGTCGATTATCTGAGTGCGACAAAAAAATACAGAACATAAGgttttttataaaattaagaAAGGTGGACTAAGGAGCACCGAATAAATTCATCCTGACCCATAAAAATTAGGACTTTTGGAAGATTATGAGTCATTACAGAGTAAGATCACATAAACCGCATGCTCAACGTACAGAACAATTTTTAGGATAACACGAACACTATGTTACTTAGAGCTGCCTCCAGAATGTCGACAGGGAGCATTGGTCCTTGTGACTATGTAAAACCGGCCTCCGAGTAGGTCACTAATAAACAGCAGATAATCATATTCCTCATTTCTTCGTAAAGAGGATTTATGAATCTGATGATACTCTCTACTGGAGATCATTATCAATGTAAAGAAACCAAATCCCACTGTTTATGGTTATCGGATCAAGAGCGGATGTCAAAAGAAATATAAGATCGAACCGTCACACGGTTCTGTTTCTTGGAGTCAAACAACGGcaaagacatatatatatatatatatatatatatatatatatatatatatatatatatatatagttcagtCGTCAAAATTTAAACTAACAGTTGTAGCATCTTATGATATGGTAAATATCGGAAAGTCGTTCATACCATGATTAACAGCTATAAATTGCTTATACAGATAGTATGGAACATATGAGACTAGTGGTTGCTGGCAGGAATTTATCTGATATAATCTATCAACTCAGCAGTATGATTGAAGGCAATAGTCTAACAACAATAGAAAATTGgtaggaaaaaagttatgaatttACTCCATAATGGAGGCCACAGAGTGGCATATTCTTCATGGATAAAAGGAAGATAGTTTACGTATCGGGTGCGTTATGATTGGTTGTGATTTACACCATTTAACATTTCTAATCACATATTAAGTTATCTCTCGGACCCAAAACAAAGGACTGAACTCTATGCATTAACCCTAAGCACGAGACGTTGATATCAAAACGACTTTTAATCGATTAATTACgaataaaaacataaataaacacTCCACAACAAAAACCTACAGAACGGAAATTGAGTCCAATGGTATCAAGCAACTATGACCATAATGTACAAGTAAGTCAACACCAAGAGCTTTTGCAGTCAGCTCCTCTACACAACAAGCTCCATAAGTCACATCGCCCAAAATTACAACATCAATATCTTTAATACTGTCCTCAGCTACAGTAGAACTGTTAGTAGAGATAGAAAGAGCGGGACCTGAGGTTTCGCCACAACGAATAAAGTAATTTCGGATGATTTCGGAAATCGGTATTGCAAACAAAAGTAAACCTTCTGGCATTTGTAAAGCAATCCTTCTGGCTCGAAGACAATGTATACGCCATATGGTTTTATGGATCTCAAAATTATAGTGAACTGGTAAATATTCTGAtatagatttatttaataaaggaTCATCTAGAAGCCAGTCCGGTATTTTCCATGGGAGAATACGTTTACTTGGCATCTGTAATTTTAAATACAAGATAAATTTAAATACATGCGGAATATAACGTGTATAATATTTAGTAGAAAAGAAGTCCACAAAGTACATGAAATTCCACAATTATAAgctatatatttatattgtgATTGTGAGTGGCCCATTGTCTGTGTGAAAACAAAAAGCATTTAATTGCACTTTATATTTTTTCTATGGCTCGTTGAAGTGTATTTATGGACTGATTGGATCTAATGATTGTGCCCACATACAGGTAATGCAACCTATTTGTGAAAAAAATTCTAACTGTGATGATGGAATATACATGTTGATACGGCTCACTGTAACCGACTATCACCGctgaaaatcatcaagaattcCTCAATGTTGAGGAGAACCAACTTATTTTCCAGTTAAATTGT from Schistosoma mansoni strain Puerto Rico chromosome 6, complete genome encodes the following:
- a CDS encoding dph2-like, ovca, which translates into the protein MPSKRILPWKIPDWLLDDPLLNKSISEYLPVHYNFEIHKTIWRIHCLRARRIALQMPEGLLLFAIPISEIIRNYFIRCGETSGPALSISTNSSTVAEDSIKDIDVVILGDVTYGACCVEELTAKALGVDLLVHYGHSCLIPLDSISVLYVFVDIQIDIVHLIDSVKANFEKSSRLALVSTIQFVTSLQTAKQPLLEAGYLVTIPQCLPLSPGEILGCTSPKVEGVDALIYVGDGRFHLESIMISNPLLAAYRYDPYDKSFTREYYDHKEMRKHRKKAVDTARNAVNFGIILGK
- a CDS encoding dph2-like, ovca; the protein is MPSKRILPWKIPDWLLDDPLLNKSISEYLPVHYNFEIHKTIWRIHCLRARRIALQMPEGLLLFAIPISEIIRNYFIRCGETSGPALSISTNSSTVAEDSIKDIDVVILGDVTYGACCVEELTAKALGVDLLVHYGHSCLIPLDSISVLYVFVDIQIDIVHLIDSVKANFEKSSRLALVSTIQFVTSLQTAKQPLLEAGYLVTIPQCLPLSPGEILGCTSPKVEGVDALIYVGDGRFHLESIMISNPLLAAYRYDPYDKSFTREYYDHKEMRKHRKKAVDTARNAVNFGIILGTLGKQGSPAVVKQLQIELEKSGKTYIVLLLSEIIPSKLALFDEQVDAWIQVACPRLSIDWGVEFTKPLLTPYEAFVALNEQVFWPRDLSEAYPMDYYANQSLGHWTPNHRLNKLSAPKPVN